The following are encoded in a window of Carya illinoinensis cultivar Pawnee chromosome 15, C.illinoinensisPawnee_v1, whole genome shotgun sequence genomic DNA:
- the LOC122295536 gene encoding BRI1 kinase inhibitor 1-like, with amino-acid sequence MDGRQQQKNREKLVNNQHEDRKSKKEGKEGLAPKEQSPTSPVSPPSATSSPSHEFSFTISLHSSSTAIPDKTNAPPSFAVDLTPADDIFFHGHLLPLHLLANLPVSASSSTNSLDSFTLPIGGLLDDQDPNKGSSNCSTSNRSNITNTNTETSHLQSSDGETKGRVKSKSFSLFGLIRWRKGCEVREKEDKEKPKRKLRFDVSHVLKRYVRLVKPLLFFRRKGENIRLRRQPYSFSGNLRMKNKQELRGRRGEFSAPASMRTSPTNSGLLVATATLPSSTSDSTMEELQAAIQAAIAHCKNSIAKEEKLNCLD; translated from the coding sequence atgGACGGTCGTCAGCAGCAAAAGAACAGAGAGAAACTAGTAAACAATCAGCATGAAGATAGGAAgtcaaaaaaagaaggaaaagaaggcttAGCACCGAAGGAACAGTCACCTACATCCCCTGTCTCACCACCTTCAGCAACTTCCTCCCCATCTCATGAATTCTCCTTCACAATTTCCCTCCACTCTTCCTCAACGGCAATCCCTGACAAAACCAATGCGCCACCTTCATTTGCAGTTGATTTGACTCCTGCAGATGACATTTTCTTCCATGGCCACTTGCTTCCTCTCCACCTCCTTGCTAACCTTCCCGTGTCTGCCAGCTCCTCTACCAATTCCTTGGACAGCTTCACTCTCCCAATCGGAGGTTTATTAGACGATCAAGATCCCAATAAAGGCAGCAGCAACTGCAGCACCAGCAACAGAAGCAACATCACCAACACGAATACTGAAACCAGCCACCTTCAAAGCAGCGATGGTGAGACAAAGGGAAGAGTCAAGTCAAAGTCTTTCTCGTTATTCGGATTAATAAGATGGAGAAAAGGGTGTGAAGTTAGAGAGAAGGAAGATAAGGAGAAGCCAAAGAGGAAGCTGAGGTTTGATGTCAGTCATGTACTAAAAAGGTACGTAAGATTGGTCAAGCCACTGTTGTTCTTCAGGAGGAAAGGAGAGAATATCCGATTACGTCGACAACCTTATTCGTTTTCAGGTAATTTACGTATGAAAAATAAGCAAGAGttgagaggaagaagaggagaatTTTCAGCACCAGCTTCAATGAGGACATCTCCAACAAACAGTGGACTTCTTGTAGCAACTGCAACGCTTCCTTCTTCTACTAGTGACAGCACCATGGAGGAGTTGCAGGCTGCAATTCAAGCTGCAATTGCTCATTGCAAGAATTCAATTGCAAAGGAAGAGAAACTAAATTGCTTAGACTAG